In one Brassica oleracea var. oleracea cultivar TO1000 chromosome C9, BOL, whole genome shotgun sequence genomic region, the following are encoded:
- the LOC106314580 gene encoding uncharacterized protein LOC106314580 gives MDDNDFNAISRFLVERQRIRRGNSSLSNWVVDLFRKNPRYICDPSNPQFAMVHSGTDDSSRVHGCASENSRIKRILKFCEQRKPREYRRVWVMEEYTLPKDWGKEECYVFTKVTCMFQAELNILLDKHFSRLCVSRGTKSWKSTIPKEQLSLPVYGVALASVERQDLYYADTIMKSWGPKWPTYATNDVYSKFPSDLVDFKDPKSSTNGYCFYVNKFDAGGETCEWLMTPQDEDRMIYSKVTGKIVGKVRTFTCLESVSREEEMVSWVMEEYSVLMNMKKGKVICVIKQGRYNR, from the exons ATGGACGACAACGACTTTAACGCGATCTCACGTTTTCTGGTGGAGAGGCAAAGAATCCGCCGGGGAAACTCGTCTCTGTCAAACTGGGTTGTTGACCTCTTCCGGAAGAATCCGAGGTATATATGTGACCCTTCCAACCCTCAATTCGCCATGGTTCATTCCGGAACCGATGATTCTAGCAGAGTCCATGGATGTGCATCTG AAAATTCTAGGATCAAGAGGATTCTCAAGTTCTGCGAACAGCGAAAGCCTAGAGAGTACAGGCGAGTGTGGGTGATGGAAGAATACACACTTCCAAAAGATTGGGGAAAGGAGGAATGTTATGTTTTCACCAAGGTCACATGCATGTTTCAAGCAGAGCTGAACATATTGCTCGATAAGCACTTCTCACGCCTATGTGTTTCAAGAGGTACTAAGTCATGGAAGAGTACTATCCCTAAAGAACAGCTCAGCTTGCCCGTTTATGGAGTCGCTTTGGCTTCTGTAGAGAGGCAAGATCTTTATTATGCAGATACTATCATGAAATCTTGGGGACCGAAATGGCCAACCTACGCCACCAACGACGTCTACTCAAAGTTCCCTTCAGATCTTGTCGACTTTAAAGATCCCAAGTCCTCTACAAACGGATATTGTTTCTATGTCAACAAGTTTGATGCTGGTGGTGAGACATGTGAGTGGCTGATGACCCCGCAAGATGAAGATAGGATGATCTATTCTAAGGTAACCGGGAAGATCGTGGGAAAGGTGAGGACTTTTACTTGTTTGGAATCAGTTAGTAGAGAAGAAGAAATGGTTAGTTGGGTGATGGAGGAGTATTCAGTATTGATGAATATGAAGAAGGGGAAAGTAATCTGTGTAATCAAGCAAGGACGTTATAACAGATAG
- the LOC106316294 gene encoding uncharacterized protein LOC106316294 — protein sequence MMVANGEESAVFVAFDTAITKLTNARATEVSNPIGYGEQDPAEYNLPYFLQDIVRKSYISSQAYRVNFSFLHELFTVARIFDPNQRNPGPSFALHGEGNNHGDNISGENCASCKYPVGDSFSKDTHLPEANDQTIGPASAVQEASNTYQVESNSENVDDPQGPPQRRPAKVSFHHGAE from the exons ATGATGGTGGCAAATGGAGAAGAATCGGCTGTCTTTGTTGCCTTCGACACAGCTATCACTAAGCTCACCAATGCCAGGGCCACAGAGGTTTCCAACCCTATT GGTTATGGTGAGCAAGACCCAGCAGAATATAACCTCCCTTACTTCCTCCAAGACATTGTTCGGAAGAGCTACATTTCATCTCAAGCTTACAGAGTTAACTTTTCTTTCCTCCATGAGTTATTTACTGTCGCCAGAATCTTTGACCCCAATCAGAGAAACCCAGGGCCCTCCTTTGCACTGCAT GGTGAGGGCAACAATCATGGTGACAATATCTCTGGGGAAAATTGTGCTTCTTGCAAGTACCCTGTCGGTGACTCCTTCTCAAAGGACACTCATCTTCCTGAAGCTAATGACCAGACCATTGGACCTGCAAGTGCTGTGCAAGAAGCGTCAAACACCTACCAGGTGGAGTCCAATAGTGAGAATGTTGATGATCCACAGGGACCACCACAAAGAAGGCCCGCAAAGGTTAGTTTTCACCATGGAGCGGAATAG
- the LOC106314579 gene encoding F-box/LRR-repeat protein At3g03360-like: MLEKLRDVEKLTFSAKFLQTLSLALALGRCPFPSVKVNDLTLETTLSSVEFPGIEKLLQNSPGVKKLTLHVMEPGTVPLLIPIMNIDYQNLESEHVVSFIKVLLKFTKTLEKVVVRLACYIDGRGFEELLGMVSMLSHEYNVSIVLSSTCRIRGRSLECY, translated from the exons ATGCTAGAGAAGTTGCGGGATGTAGAGAAGCTTACTTTTAGTGCAAAATTTCTCCAG ACTTTATCTCTTGCACTGGCGCTGGGACGTTGTCCTTTTCCGAGTGTCAAGGTCAACGATTTGACTTTGGAGACAACTCTCTCTAGTGTTGAATTTCCTGGCATAGAAAAGCTTCTGCAAAACTCACCTGGAGTAAAGAAGCTAACTCTACACGTAATGGAACCTGGAACCGTACCGCTATTGATACCTATAATG AACATAGACTACCAGAATCTGGAGTCGGAACATGTGGTTTCCTTCATCAAAGTTTTGCTTAAATTCACAAAGACGTTAGAGAAGGTGGTCGTAAGGTTGGCATGCTATATTGATGGAAGAGGCTTTGAAGAATTGCTTGGAATGGTTTCGATGCTTTCCCACGAGTACAATGTCTCTATTGTTCTTAGCTCAACCTGCCGAATCAGAGGGCGTAGCCTTGAATGTTATTGA